In Perca flavescens isolate YP-PL-M2 chromosome 7, PFLA_1.0, whole genome shotgun sequence, the following proteins share a genomic window:
- the phf8 gene encoding histone lysine demethylase PHF8: MASVPVYCLCRLPYDVTRFMIECDICQDWFHGSCVGVEEDKAAEIDLYHCPNCQVTHGPSVMRKRRGGNKQTDGGAAGARDPGRPVKTGSPQFVRELRSRTFPGADEVLLKPSGAQLTVEFLEEHSFSVPVMVLRRDGLGMTLPPASFGVSDVEHYIGSDKQIDVIDVSRQCDLKMRLGDFVEYYNSPNRDRVLNVISLEFSETRLSNLVETPKIVRKLSWVENLWPEESVFERPNVQKYCLMGVKDSYTDFHIDFGGTSVWYHVLRGEKIFYLISPTAANLALFERWSSSSNQNEMFFGDQVDMCYKCSVKQGNTLFIPTGWIHAVLTPVDCLAFGGNFLHSLNIDMQLRAYEIEKRLSTADLFSFPNFETVCWYVGKHLLDTFRGLRENRRHPATYLVHGAKALNNAFRSWTRKEALADHEVEIPETINTQTLVKDLAKEIRLVEDIFQQNIGRTGPQFPGSPLSKAPLTTSQNSGRPPGKKKGPKPKEVIGGLVSPGTKKKSQKGLLKAEAGELDLIEIHTKHTLKKFQPGKSKNKNKLELPLEEFEGKLNKSKLKLVLTNGKIQSKKDSSSNGAGRAGKYKHLAMEGSSLSDLESEDELQIDETPPPRRKPAGSSKKKKLSGLPRKLPRAKPCSDPNRIREPGEVDFDIEEDYTTDEEALAAHGVKGGAGGILDLLKASKQVAGLDSATLSEEAPASPSTRDAIQGMLSMANPPSSSSSSSSSSPLSIPGGLAEGLGVVKEKGGKAVWVTGGVKKTRSPEKKPVIQRPGKRPIKRPARHLSDDDSPDEQETLGTCFKDSDYVYPSLESDEEDHANKAKMKRKKNWDDTPWSPKARVMPTLPKQDRPAREGARVASVETGLAAAAAKLAQQEQQKPAKRKYTKKQRPPAPVAPPPPVQTEPAPPSPPPAPESAADLSPDRRMDYYSASLLDHEYTAGPGPFGPGGPRGSGAMAPGVFLTSRRPSLSPQNSSSHSGASPASLASQGTTGVGQGKRPKKGLATAKQRLGKILKIHRNGKLLL; the protein is encoded by the exons ATGGCATCGGTTCCAGTGTACTGCTTGTGTCGCCTGCCATATGATGTGACACGCTTTATGATCGAGTGTGACATTTGTCAAGACTGGTTCCATGGAAG CTGTGTTGGAGTAGAGGAGGACAAAGCAGCTGAGATTGACCTGTATCACTGCCCCAACTGTCAGGTCACCCATGGACCATCTGTCA tGCGCAAACGCCGTGGAGGCAATAAGCAGACAGATGGTGGTGCTGCTGGAGCAAGAGATCCAGGTCGGCCTGTTaagactggcagcccacagttTGTCAGGGAGCTACGGAGCCGCACCTTCCCAGG TGCGGATGAAGTCTTGCTAAAACCGTCAGGGGCCCAGCTGACAGTCGAGTTTCTGGAAGAGCATTCATTCAGTGTTCCTGTCATGGTGCTGAGGCGGGATGGCCTCGGCATGACCCTTCCTCCGGCATCATTCGGCGTCAGCGATGTAGAGCACTATATTG GTTCAGACAAACAGATTGATGTGATTGATGTGTCTCGGCAATGTGACCTAAAGATGCGATTGGGAGACTTTGTTGAATACTACAACAGCCCCAACAGAGACAGAGTGCTCAATGTCATCAGCCTGGAGTTCTCTGAGACCAG GCTATCGAACTTGGTGGAGACTCCAAAGATTGTGAGGAAACTGTCATGGGTTGAAAACCTCTGGCCTGAAGAGTCTGTGTTTGAACGCCCTAATGTGCAGAAATACTGCCTAATGGGAGTGAAGGACAGCTACACAGACTTCCACATTGACTTTGGTGGCACCTCGGTATGGTACCATGTCCTGAGG ggtgaaaaaatcttCTACCTAATATCCCCCACCGCAGCCAACTTGGCACTTTTTGAGCGGTGGAGTTCCTCATCTAACCAGAATGAGATGTTCTTTGGAGACCAAGTTGATATGTGTTACAAGTGCTCTGTCAAACAAGGAAACACCTTGTTCATACCAACAG GGTGGATTCATGCTGTGTTGACACCAGTGGACTGCCTGGCCTTTGGAGGAAACTTCTTGCATAGTCTAAACATTGACATGCAGCTGCG AGCATATGAAATAGAGAAGAGACTAAGCACAGCAGACTTGTTCAGTTTTCCCAACTTTGAGACTGTGTGCTGGTATGTTGGAAAGCACCTTCTTGATACCTTCAGAG GTTTGAGAGAAAACCGCAGACATCCTGCCACTTACCTGGTTCACGGAGCTAAGGCCTTAAACAATGCCTTCCGCAGCTGGACCCGTAAAGAG GCTTTAGCAGATCATGAAGTGGAGATTCCAGAAACCATCAACACTCAGACACTAGTGAAGGACCTGGCCAAGGAGATTCGTCTGGTTGAG GACATCTTCCAGCAAAACATTGGCCGCACTGGACCTCAGTTTCCTGGTTCGCCACTCTCTAAAGCTCCTCTGACCACCTCCCAGAATTCAGGACGCCCTCCTGGAAAAAAGAAAGGACCCAAGCCCAAAGAGGTGATAGGGGGTCTTGTGTCCCCAGGGACCAAGAAGAAAAGTCAGAAGGGGCTACTTAAGGCAGAAGCCGGAGAACTTGACCTCATTGAGATCCACACCAAACATACACTCAAAAAATTTCAACCTGGCAAGTCGAAAAACAAGAACAAG TTGGAGTTGCCTTTAGAGGAATTTGAAGGGAAGCTAAATAAAAGCAAACTGAAACTTGTGCTGACCAATGGAAAAATCCAAAG TAAGAAGGACAGCAGCAGTAATGGTGCAGGAAGGGCAGGAAAGTACAAACATCTTGCCATGGAGGGATCCAGTCTGTCTGACTTGGAGTCCGAGGATGAGCTGCAGATTGATGAGACCCCTCCCCCACGACGCAAGCCTGCAGGATCAAGCAAGAAAAAGAAACTAAGCG GTCTTCCTAGGAAGCTGCCCAGAGCCAAACCCTGCTCTGACCCCAATCGCATCAGGGAGCCAGGAGAAGTAGACTTTGACATCGAG GAGGATTACACCACAGATGAAGAGGCACTAGCCGCCCACGGGGTGAAGGGTGGAGCGGGGGGCATTCTGGACTTATTAAAGGCCAGCAAACAAGTGGCAGGCTTGGACTCTGCAACACTCAG TGAGGAAGCACCAGCCTCTCCCAGTACTCGTGATGCCATACAGGGAATGCTATCAATGGCCAACCCCCCTTCCtcatcctcatcttcctcctcttcatctcccCTATCCATTCCTGGAGGCCTGGCAGAGGGATTAGGGGTGGTCAAGGAAAAGGGGGGCAAGGCTGTGTGGGTGACTGGAGGGGTCAAAAAGACAAGAAGTCCTGAGAAGAAACCTGTCATCCAACGGCCTGGGAAACGGCCAATTAAACGGCCAGCTCGTCACCTTAGTGACGATGACAGTCCAGATGAGCAAGAGACTCTGGGAACCTGTTTTAAAGATTCCGACTATG TTTACCCATCCTTGGAGTCTGATGAGGAGGACCATGCTAATAAGGCTAAGATGAAGCGGAAGAAAAACTGGGATGACACACCTTGGAGCCCGAAAG ccagGGTGATGCCCACCCTTCCCAAACAGGATCGACCAGCCAGGGAAGGGGCTAGAGTCGCATCTGTAGAAACTGGTCTTGCAGCAGCTGCTGCCAAGCTGGCACAACAA GAGCAGCAAAAGCCTGCCAAAAGGAAGTACACCAAAAAGCAGCGTCCTCCTGCTCCGGTAGCCCCTCCTCCCCCTGTTCAGACTGAGCCAGCCCCACCCTCGCCACCACCTGCTCCAGAGTCTGCAGCAGACTTGAGCCCAGATAGGAGGATGGATTACTACTCTGCTAGTCTGTTGGACCATGAATACACAGCGGGGCCAGGACCTTTTGGCCCTGGAGGCCCTCGAGGCAGCGGAGCCATGGCCCCTGGTGTATTCCTCACTTCACGCCGACCTTCACTTTCTCCGCAGAACAGCAGCTCTCACTCTGGTGCATCGCCTGCAAGTTTGGCCAGCCAAGGCACAACAGGAGTTGGTCAAG GGAAACGTCCAAAGAAAGGACTTGCAACTGCAAAACAGAGACTtggaaaaattctgaaaattcACCGTAACGGCAAACTTCTCTTGTAA